GAcgttgattttgtaataaataatggGTAGGTCCGTAGATGGTAAATAATAGCATACTGATGCTTACAAGAGGATAAGGAGGGTCCTAAATCAATGGTTTTACTGCGTATGTGCTTTATGGATTACCACAGATCGTTATACCGACCACTCATTGCCgcaaaaatgtcataaaaatggCCCCGGCATTATGGCAGGTCAATGTGATGTTTATTGAGGAACTCTACCAACCATCAAACATATCCTGCGCTTTGTGACCCTGGTTTGGCATGAAATTTACAAACCTTTTAGAAtaaagtgttatatatatatatatatatatatatatatatatatatatatatatatatatatatatatatatatatatatattattattattactattatttattttttttgagcagccgtggcgtagTGGTTAGAATTCTGGCTTAGAACCCAGAGGTCTGAGGTTCGACGCCAGATCTTGCCCAACAAGCGATATTGGTGTGGAAGGAGGCGTGATATCcttgttaaatgctcttccgcggtgctctgtgaaaaAACCGTaaggggcacctaaataacttcaaaaaaatatatatataaatatatatatatatatacatatatatatatatatatatatatatatatatatatatatatatatatatatacactgtatatatatatatatatatatatatatatatatatatatatatatacactgtaaatatatatatatacactgtatatatatatatatacactgtgtatatatatatatatatatatatatatatatatatatatatatatatatatatatatatatacagtgttatatatatatatatatatatatatatatatatatatatatatatatatatatatatatatatatatatatatatatatatatatatatatatatacacacacagtgGTACCAACTAATAAAAAAGCCACCGAGAGAAGgcttttttattagttgattCCACTTTCTAGATTCTAAAAAAGTGGCAGCACTGCTTTATTTTATCATCAACATCCTGTGGATGTGGCTGAGTattgaaattattgatttaaatttgaatttgttaaCTATTATTGTAGAATTATGTGTTTTAGTAAACATTTGGTATATTTTGTCTTGTAAAATGTAAGTTGCGGACAAGTGAATATGATTGGTTTAAACGACCTTTAAgtgaatatttgttaaattatttctGTCGATAGTGATACAGTTTAACATTTTTGCCTCGCTTTGTGGGACCCTTGTCCCACAAAGCGAGGCAAAGTTGAAGCATTAATAAAGTTGGAAACATTTTCACAACGGGAAATTGCCAAGAAATGTGGACTAAGTAAAATAGCAGTTTTtactacaaagaaaaaattggaCTTTGGTTTTACGTCCTCTCCAACACGTTCCACTTCAGGCCGAAAGCACGTCATGACGCCGCGTACAAGACGTACAAGGTTCTGTTTGCAAACTGTCGAAAAAACAGAAGAATGACCTGCAAGCAGCTCTAGGGTGTGCTGCAGGAGCACCCGGTCTCAACAAGTTGTGTTCGGAGATGTCTGGTACAAAATGGATTTGTAGCACCCCAGATAGCACATAgacgttggcccaacgttggaTCAACGTCGAAAAATTCGTTGGCCGATGGTCGGCAACCGACATCGAGCCAACGTGGATTTGATAGTCGGCGCGACGTCGCAACCAACCGTTGGGCTAACGTTGGCCCAACGTCGGATTTCGATGTTGGGCGAGCGTCGCATTCTGACGTTGGTCCAACgtataattcaaataatattagttttacttgtttgcaaaaatttaatttaaaaggtgTGCTCAtcttttcaatcaaaaaaaagcttttgcaatcaaattaaaactatttatttgattaaggtgtaacttttttcaactaaagggtaactatttctttaaataaagcaCAACTATTTCTTTGTAATGTTGAATAAAATGTAATGTCCAAataagtttgaataaaatttgacgCTGATGAacgaaaataaaacattgattAATGAACcaacttaaattaaacaattactTAGAGAAAATCaatgtttgttgtaataaacaatataattatatcataatatttGTACAAATGTTCAAACAAAATGTTCTTCTCGACTGCTAAGCATCCTTACGAATCTTGCATCTTTACTTCACTTGAGACTAACAACAACGTTGGAATGCTCCTCGTTATACAATTTGGTAGAAATCTTTGAATTTGCATCTTTCGTTTGATGAGCTTTAGGCATTGCCATAACTACTGCTAAAATTATAGgtattcatatatttttgtgtttatttatattattagcaAACACTTAtcagtttctatttttttacaCAAAGTTTTGTCAATAAAGACTGTTCAGAAATCTGGAGgggcagtatatatatatatatatatatatatatatatatatatatatatatatatatatatatatatatatatatatatatatatatatatatatatatatatatatgtacatatatatataaatatatatatatatatatataaatatatatatatatatatatatatatatatatatatatatatatatatatatatatatatatatatatatatatatgtaaatatatatataaatatatatataaatatatatatatatatatatatatatatatatatatatatatatatatatatatatatatatatatatatatatatatatgtatatgtatatataaacacacgcacacacacacacacacacacacacatcgaatataaaatctatatttaagtaataaaatagttaataacaaacatatgttaaatataagcacaatatacaaataaaatgtccataaataaaaacaaatttttgtgtgGATATATTACCTGCATTAACATGgcgacaaaatattttttttttaataattactacATTCGTTGATATTTcgctttcattttttaataccaCGCCTAAacaagaaattattgaaatattaaaattattgaaaattattaaaatagtatcaGTATTTTACTGCAAAAACTAGAAGTAATATGCTTCAAAATTCtcttatacaaataatatatgaaTTCCAATCACCATTAAAATGCTGCAAATGCATATAAAATACATTACCATATCCCTTTTTAACAGCTGTTAAAGAGGGATATGGTAACAAATGACGAATTACAAAACAAATGCTTCACAAAgacataattgaaaaaaaaattaaactaaagtttcaTTCAGTAAATAATGATACGTGTTAGTAAATAAGAATGAAACAATGAACAATCAAAACATACGAAAGAAACATACTACAAGATGTGGTAATACCTTTTTCATCAGGATTGCTATCCAGATCACTTTCATTTTCTGAGTCTGATGTGAAATAGCGTTTATCCTGATCATCGTCATATTGATTATTAGGAATTTGAAAAGGAAAATTATCTTCATCATTGTCATTATCAACCTCATATGCATTGTCAtcataataaacattttcacAATCATTAGAAATGCTACAGGTAGACACATTACTTTTCTGATAATAACTTTCACCATAAATTTCTTCCATATCTTTATCAACTTGCTCTCTCACTCTTCTTCTGTTTGTTGTATATGAAGCAGCCATCTAAACAATTATC
Above is a window of Hydra vulgaris chromosome 10, alternate assembly HydraT2T_AEP DNA encoding:
- the LOC136086547 gene encoding uncharacterized protein LOC136086547; the encoded protein is MAASYTTNRRRVREQVDKDMEEIYGESYYQKSNVSTCSISNDCENVYYDDNAYEVDNDNDEDNFPFQIPNNQYDDDQDKRYFTSDSENESDLDSNPDEKGVVLKNESEISTNVVIIKKKIFCRHVNAAVVMAMPKAHQTKDANSKISTKLYNEEHSNVVVSLK